The Leptospiraceae bacterium genome includes the window TCCGTTGCGAAATATTTCTGGAACCAATTGAATAAAAAATCCTTCATGCTTCATTTTCTTTGTCGGGAAAAAGGTGAAACTCTTTCCTGTCCAGCCAAGTGAGCTTACTCTTTCAGGAATTTGCACACCTGCATACCCGTGATAGCTCGTATTCCTTCCCATTCTATGATTGTATAAATTTTTCAGATTTTGGAAATATATTTCACGATAACGATAGAATCCAAAAAGACTTGAAGATAAATACTCAAAATTTTTTTCCAACTCCAATACATTCCAAAAATTTTTTAGAGTCGGAAAAGGGAAGCTATACCTTGATTGAGGTGCTTCACTAAAATTCAAAGCATCTCGAATCAACTCCTTTTCGCCTGACGCATTCAAGGAAGATGGGTTTATAGCATACGCTCTATGAATTCTATAATCAATAAAATTGACCGGAAACAAAATGATCTCAGGGTTTAATTCTCGAATAGAATCAAAGCATAAATATGCGTCTAATGGAGTCATACCTGCATAAGAAAAATATTCTATATCAAAATCTTTTCCGGTTTTCTCATGTAAATATGTCTTTAACAACTCTCTGTCCATAGAGTAATAGGCAATACTGCTACCTACAATTAGAATCCGGGGAGCTACTTTTTTTTTAGAAGATATTCTTTTTCGTTCATACTCAAAATTAAAAAAATGATTAGTACCCCAAGGAGATTCATTTGGAAGTTTCCAAATCAAAACCTTAAAAAAAAGAAAGTCTATGACTACCACAAACGAAAAAATTGTAAAAATATTCTTTAATAATTTCATATCAAAACACAAAATAAATAAACGGTTTAGTATTCCCAGAAAGTAAAACTCCCACAATAATAATTACAGAAACAAGAAAAGAACGAAATACAGTAAGATTTTCAAAAATATCCAAAATTTCAGAATTCCAAAAAGTTCCGGCTAAATGAGCCAAAAAAGAAAAAATCACCACAAGATAAAAAATATTTAACATACTATAAGAAGGCTCGATTCCCTCTCTCCAAAAAAGAATATTTTGAAATAGGGTTGTTGCAGTACTTATATCTTTCGATCTGAAAAAAATCCAAAGAATACAAACCAAGATAAAAATACAAATAGAATAAAATAGACCTGCATAGATTTTTAAATATTTATTCTTTTGAAAAATTTCTTTTCTATACTCTCCTATTTTTGACTCCGATACCATTCTTTCTAAGCCCAACCAAAAACCGTGCAAGCCTCCCCAGATAATAAAATTCCAACTTGCCCCATGCCAGAGTCCCCCAAGGAGCATTGTCAAAAAAAGATTTCTATATGTAAATACTTTAGAAATTCTATTTCCTCCAAGAGGGATATACAGATAAGACTTCAACCAAGACGAAAGAGATATATGCCATCTTCTCCAAAACTCTGTTAGGCTTTTTGAAAAATAAGGAAGATGAAAATTTTCCGGAAGCTCAAAACCAAGAGCATAGCCTGCCCCTCTTGCAATATCTGAGTAACCACTAAAGTCGCAATATATTTGTATAGAATAAGAGACAACCCCACAAAGAGTAAAAAACCCGGAAACCTGTTCGGGATATCCAAAAACAAAATCAGATACGACAGAAATCTGATCTGCAAAGACAGATTTTTTTAAAAAACCCAATAGAAGAAAATAGAAAGATTTGCCTGCTTGAATATCAGAAAATTTATGCAAGGTGCGAATCTGAGGCAGAAAATCCTTTGCAGACACAATAGGCCCAGCAACCAACTGAGGAAAAAAAGATAGAAATAGAGCATAACGTAGAAAACTCTTCTCAACAGAAATAACCCCTCTGTATAAATCTATAGTATAACTCATCGACTGAAAAGTAAAAAAAGATATTCCCGCAGGAAGGAGTATTTCTAATGCCGAAATATGGGCAGTGAGATGCAGCATTTCTGCAAGATGCCCGACATTTCCCAAGAAAAAGTTAAAATACTTAAAAAATCCAAGAATCGTTAAATTTATAACAACCGACAAAATCAGAAAAGCCTTTTTCTTAAGTGGGAACTCCACCATCAAACGTCCTGCCGAATAGTCCAAAATTGTAGTAAAAAGAATTAAAAATCCAAATCTCCAATCCCAACTCATATAAAAATAGTAGCTAAAAAAGACTAAGATCAAATTAGAAAAAAACAGATTTTTTTCAGGGTTGGCCTTGAAAAAAAAAGAGACAGCCCATCTCAAAGTAAATACAAGTAAAAGGAAGAAAAAAAATAATGGAGTCGTAAAGTTCATTTTATGTCAAAATCCAAAAAAAGGGGCATGAGCCATAGAAAATAAACCCAAAGAAGAACTCATCCTGAAAATCAAAAATTCAATCGAAAAAATTCCAGAAAATATGGTAGGAGAGCTGAATTTTGAGGTAGAAATGTTTTTATCCAAACTCTCTCTTCTTGAAGTAAAATCAGAGACTACAGGAATCGAGCTAACTATAAATAAAAAACTAACAAGAGAAAATTTATACGAATTTCTCAAAGATGATCTCATATTTTTTCTTCAAAAAATCCTATCAGGAGCAAAAATCAGCGATTCTTTCCCCGATATATCTACAATCCACAAAGATATCATACAAATCCTAAAAGAATTAGGAGTGTATGTATATTACCCTGTAGGGAAGGATTTCGCAAAAACCTCTATTATCGAAAGATGGTACACTCAATTAAGCAAAACCAATGCTTTAACCCTACCTAAAATTATCAATTTTTTTGATATTTATAGAAATAGACTCTATTCTCTTACAGAAAAATGCCCTTACGAATTCAGCGATTTAAACAAAATAGTCCGAAAAATGCTAAAATCCGAGAATTATGAGATTAGTTTTGAAGAAATTTACAGCGCAGAGCACCTTTTAAGAGACGAAATTTTATTTGCTCTTTTACGCCAAATTGCCCCAAACAATAGGTTAGAATACTTGGTCGGAAAAGAAATTATAGTCGATTTATCGAACCAATTTATCAAAATATTGCACCAAGAATTTTCGGACGATTTAAAAAAGGACTTAAATGAACAAAAAATTGTAGCAGATGAAATTATCAAAGAAAAAGAAACTATCGACACCGAATTCAAATTAGCCAAAAAGTTGCAAACGAAAACCCTCCAAAAACTGCCGGAAACTGACGAAAGAATACATTTTTCCTTATGGTATTCGCCACTAATTCACGTGGGAGGAGATTATTACAGCGTAAATCAATTCGACACTAACGAATATTCGCTTTTTTTGGCAGATATTTCAGGGCATGGAATCAGTGCAGCCATGCTCTTAAATACGGTAAAAATTAGCTTTGAAAAGTATTTGGCAACCTATAAGGATAGACCGGAAAAGCTCATCCGAAAAATGAACGATGAGTTGTATGGGAAAATCGGGGATAATTTTGTAACGGCGATCTATGTGTATATAAATCTTAAAAAGAAAATTATTCGCTATTGCAACGCCGGACATCCAAAAGCATTTCTCTATCCGTTGACCGGATCTCGTCCTAAGGTGCGTTTTTTACGACAAACTGGAAAAGTGCTTGGGATTTTTCAAAAAGCTAATTTTAGAGATGAAGAATTGAAACTCCAAGAAAAAGAAAGATTGATAATATATACAGACGGTATATCGGAAACTTTCAATCATAGCAAACAGATGTTTGGAGAAAGAGGAATACTGAGAGCTTTTTCAAACTCTGATTCAAATAATGGAGAATTAGCCATTGAGCAGATGAAAGATAACCTAAAAATATTTCAAGGAAATTATCCGGTAGAAGATGACAGATGCTTAATTTTGTGCGATATAAATAATCAAAAATTTACTGAAAAATAAGCGATTTAAAGCAAAAAATATAGCTAAAAAATAAACAATTTTAAGTATTTTATAGATTAAAATTAAGCAGTTTGCATTTTTACTTTTTGCTACCGCTAGACCAAGTATTTTTATATATCGCAAGGTGCTCCCACCTATAAAAAACTTTCTTAGAAATATATACCAAATATTCAGGGAATTTGTTTTATATTAGCTGACTCAGCTCTTACTAAAATATATATATTAGATGAATGAAGAATATAGATTAAATTTAAGCAAATTAACGCATATATTTTTATTATTTCGTGAATAAAAATATGCCTAAAAACACTGAAATTAAAACGAAAATAAAGTTAAAATTAAGCATTTTTATAAAATAAATAAAACTACCGCCTAAAAAGAAGTGTGCACAAACATATTTTCAAATGCAGGAGAAGAAAGGAATTATTGCTTACTATTAGGCATATTCATGCCTAATATAAACCTTATTATCGCTTACTATAAAGTGTATTTGCATTTAACTCCACAGTGTGGGCAAGTGCATGATATTTCTGCCTTAACAGACCTGCCTTTTGCGGTTTCAACTTTCCCGATTGCTACAAAATCAAAATCTACACCCTCTGGAACATAATGCCCCGATCCGTATTTTGCAGACCCCTCGATTTGATTAGTGCAAGCGTGGCATTTTACTCTTAACTTTATAACTTCAGCCATTTCTTCAGTAGATAGCAAATCAGCCCTAAAAGCAACCATTTTTTCGTTCTACAAAAATGGCATGTGAGTGAAAAAATTATACACATGCCATTTTGTCAGTGTTTTCGATATTTGTATATCTTTTCTTATCTGATTGCTGGACTATTTTTTTAGTTATAGGTTTCCAAATCCCCGGATGCCCATTTATTGCCTGCTATCGCGGCAAAATACAGAGTCTAAATTCTCAAGGTCACCTTTGCTTTATAATAGAGTCTATTTTCTCTTTTTTCCGAAATCTTATCTCACCCATCCCTCCCCTTGAAATTTATTTCTCAATCTATAACCGCCGAAATATCGGCACTTATTCTTTTCTATTATCTACTTAAAATTTTATATAAAAATCTTTACTTGAGATTGACTTTTAGCCTTACAAAACAAATTGATTTCATTCTATTCCACCTAACCTTATTCAGATTTAAGCGGAAAACACTTCAAGCTAACACATGCTCAAAAACAAGCAATGCCGAGATTTAAGCAGTATTTTTATCTTGCCCATTTTTAGAGACTTTTTTCCACTCATATAAAAGAACTGTCCAAATAATAGCATGCAATACCAGAATTATGTCACTTAATGCCAAAAATTCGTCTTTTTCTGCCCATTTCCCCCTGTATGTACTACAGTAAAAATTTTCTAATTTTCTAATATACGTCTCTGTAAAATTAGTAATTCTATGCAACTTCAAGAATGCAGCTTAATCTCCTTGGATTTAGAAACAAATGGATTAAGCCCGAACAATTCGGAAATTTTAGAAATCGGTTTAATAGAATTTTCAAAAAGTCAAATTCTGAACACTTTCAATACCTATATTAGACCAAAAGTTATTCAAAATCTAGCCTTCTCTATCAATGGAATAACCGAAGATATGTTGAAGAAAGCACCTACTCTCGAAGAAATTTCTAAAGACCTGTCTTCCTATTTACTAAACAAACCGCTCATTATACAAAATGCAGAATTTGACCTATCCTTCCTACTAAAAGAAAATTCGATTCAAGACGGGTTCACCAACCAAACACCGGTATATTGTACTGTTCAATTTGCCAGAAAATATTTTCCAGAGCTAAAATCTTATTCCCTCGCAAATTTAAGAAAAGAATTTCAGATTTCTGATTACCAAAAACACAGAGAAGGAAACGCACACGAAGCTATAGATGATTGTTACGCTGCAATGAAGGTTTTTATAGAATGCGCAAACAAAGGAGAGTTGTGGAAAAAAGATTACCTAAATATAGCGTACCACCAGAAAAATTTAGTAACTATTTCAGATTATAGAAAAAAACTTATTTCGACTTAGTGCGTACTAACTTAATAGAATCAGGATACAAAACTCTTTTTTTTTCTGAGCTTTCTCCGTCTGAATAGAAATGCTTATTATTGCCCGATTTTTCGTTTCTTTTTACCATGTAGATAAAGTGTCGAACATATTGAGTGTAAGGCTCTGGAATTTCTTTAGGCTCGAATTCGACCGGATTTTGAAGAAGACTTCTAACTGAATTCAAGTTCAAATCTTCCTTACTGGTTTGCATTAAAGTTTCAAAACGCCTGCAAATTTCTTCGTCATTGACTTCGACGCTTAACTTACGCATTGCGTTTAGCAATTTATTGAATGCTGCTGCGGATCTCCCCATATATTGCCATTATTATATGAAAGGCACTGTAAACAACTATAACTTTGTTTCAGGCATGACCCAACCTGAAAAATGTCGAAATTGATAATGTTTGAGTTGTTATTTTTCTGATTTAAAACTGCATACAAACCAGATAAGTGCATTTTCAATCTATTCCTTAAATTTGGATTTTTGCTATACTCTGTATTCCATTTTCGGTCTAAACCAATTCTCACATTATTTAAAATTTTTCTTTTCGTAAAATTATGCAATAAAGAAAAATATTCATCAATGAACGCCTTTACTAAAGCAGAAGATTGTTTCTCCGAGAAGTTTCTTTCTTCACAACTCTCTTCTTGAAATAAAGAAATGGCCGGCTCAAAGTAAACTAATTTAGAATTCCAATCGAATCCATAGCAAATTTGAGAATTCTTTTTACCCGCAATTTTGCTGTTTTTACTTTGCGAAATGAGGGTATTTCCCTTTTGTACAAATTTTCCAAAAAATATTAAATCCTCAGAATGATAGAAAGGAAAAGTTTTACTTTTCAGTTGTAGTTTTTCAAAGTCTAAATTCGTCATTCCAGATTTTTTATCTACTGAATAAGATCCAAAAAATTGAAACGCAACGGATAGATTTTCTTGGTATCTTTTTTGAATTATTGGTTCAGAAAAACCAAGTAGAGTTATTTTAAATTCTCTGAGAAATTGCTCCTTAGAAATTTTTTCATTCTTTTCTAAATTCAAAAATTGAAGTGGAGCTTCTTTCGTTTCTTTCTTCTCACCGACAGAAGCGAGTTTCTCAGAGCTACCAAAGTGAACGACTTGGACTTCCAAGGATACCGAAACAAAATTATCGTTCTCGATTATAGAATGGACTTCGCTTTCATGAATATCCAAAAGACTGTCTTCCGCAAAAATCGGACAACTACAGATAGCTAAGATTATCAAAAATCGTGCCAAATTTTTATGTAATTTTGAAAAAATCATAGTTATTTAACCCAAAATAGCAGAATTTCACTATTTTGTCTAATTTTTTTTGTGCTTTTTTGAAATTTTTTAGAAAAAAAACACGAAATTCTAAAGCTAAAAATTTTTGATCTAAGCGGCAACCATCCTCTTAGTCCGATACTTCCACTCCCAAAACATAATCCCATCTTCTTCGTTTGTTGTCTCTTCTTGACTTTTTTCCAATAATGCATAAATCATATTTGCAACTTCCTTAGAAAAGCCTTTATCCAATTCAACTTCAAACTCCAAAACTTCTTTCTGAAAGATTAATATAGCCAATCTAAATATTTCATCCAAGATTTGAATTTTTTCTTTGTTCGCTCGAAGCTCTTCTTTGTTATTTTCATTCTTTAACATTACTGTAAGGAATGTTCGAATAAAAACTACATCTTCCTGAGTTAATTTAAAATCTAAAAGTATTTGTCTGACTTTATCCAATTCCATATTCCTAAGGTGAATACGAGCCAAAAATACCGGGTTTTCAGAATACATATTCAAATTGGAGCCGCTTGCAATGATATCGGTTGCACGCACCTTATCCGAGTTTACTACATCTTTTTCTGTAGTTACGGAATTCTCTGCCGATGAATCCTTAGCCTGTGCAACGATTTTTCTTTTAATAATCAAAATATTCAATGTAGGAAAACGAATCTTCAAAGAAACCATTTCTTGCCGTGGAAAATCTTCATCTATTACCAAATGATGAAACTCATTATTTAACTCTGACCCAACTATAAAATCTTGAGTTTTCTTAAAATGATAAATAATAATCGGTAAAATATCGCTCCCACTTCCAGAGTTTAGAAAAATCGTTTTGACTTCCTTAGAGCCTCCGTGCTGATAAGGAATTACCATTTTCCCTGCTTTTACAGACACAAAACTTAATTCCCCTGTATGAAAATGAGACAGGTCAAAATCTTCTCCCAAAAAAACAATCCTTGGTACAGGCACTATAATTGAGTTATTTTTTGATCCTTTTGGAATCTCCGGTCCCCTAGAAGTAAATACAACATAAGTCATTTTGGCTAATCTGACCTTGACTAAAAATCCGGCAGGGGTCTTTTTTTCTTCGTAAAGAGGCTCTTCTTCCATTTTATAATAACTCCATTTTCTTCATTTTGTATTGCAAAGACCCTCTGGAAATTCCAAGAGCCTTTGCCATCCGAATTTGATTCCCGGAAAACAACTTATTGGCCAAAAGAATTTTTTGTCTCTCCAGTGCAAGTACGCAGCGCCTGATATTCATATCTTCTATATCCTGGCTCCCTATCGTTTTCAATCCGGATTTTGAGCTAAAAGAGACTTCCTCTACGCCTATTTTTTCAGATTTTGCAGACAACATAGCATGCTCCAAAACATTCCTCAACTCTCTCAAATTTTGCTGATAATTGCCCAATTTCAAGACATTTATTGCTTCCTCGGTTAAGATATAATTTCTTTTCTGGTGGCGATACAAAACTTCCCTAAACATGCTTTTCAATACTTCCACGAATAAAGCTTTCTCCATTGAATCTAAATCGGGTAAATTGACTAATCTTTGGTTTAAATACTCCCAAAATGGAGGGTAAATCTCATTTTTCGGAAGTTTTGAGTCCAAAAAAATCATGGTGCAAGTAGTATTTTCAGAAAACTTCTCAAAGAAAAATCTCTGTTGTCCGAGCGAAAATCCATAGATATTTTCAAACACCAAAATGCCGTTACTGGATAAATCGAGCCACTCCTCTAAAGATTTTTCTAATTTAACAATTTGCTCTGGAATAGAATTTAAAATAAGAATTTTTTTTGAAGGAAAATTTACAAAATTGTAGTACTTGGAAAAAGTCTTCTTTCCTACCCCGACAGACCCTGAAACTAAAAAGTATCTCCATTTCAAAGATTCTTGAAATTTCTCCGATAGCCCGGGAGTCATTTTCACTATATTTTCCATTGCCTCAAACTGCACAGAATTTACGGAATTACCCAAAAAAGGTTGATTCCCAAAAGACAATTTAGAATAGATTTTATCTCCAAAAAGCAACATTACCACAGAATAGATATCTCGCTCTTCTCCCGAAAATTCCCAAAGAATAAACCCCCTGAAATCCTCCTGACTTCCAATCCTTAAAACCATAGCAAAAGCAGAATCTTGGTTATACAATGAGTATGTATTAGACGAAAACTGACACGGGTATTTTGAAGTCCTGACTAATTCAAATTGGCTACTTTTCCCGGATAAAAAAGAATAAAAAAATCCACCATCTTGATAGCCAAAGCCGGCTACTTCATCGTAAGACTCGGAATTTTCGATTTTCAAAACGACCACACCACACAAAGCACCTACACTCAAGGAAACTTCTTCAAATAATTTGGGCAAAACCGAAGGCACAAAATCCCCACTATGAAAATCATCAGAAAACAAATATTTGAGGGAAGTATCCACAAATTAAAAGTGTTTA containing:
- a CDS encoding MBOAT family protein — translated: MNFTTPLFFFFLLLVFTLRWAVSFFFKANPEKNLFFSNLILVFFSYYFYMSWDWRFGFLILFTTILDYSAGRLMVEFPLKKKAFLILSVVINLTILGFFKYFNFFLGNVGHLAEMLHLTAHISALEILLPAGISFFTFQSMSYTIDLYRGVISVEKSFLRYALFLSFFPQLVAGPIVSAKDFLPQIRTLHKFSDIQAGKSFYFLLLGFLKKSVFADQISVVSDFVFGYPEQVSGFFTLCGVVSYSIQIYCDFSGYSDIARGAGYALGFELPENFHLPYFSKSLTEFWRRWHISLSSWLKSYLYIPLGGNRISKVFTYRNLFLTMLLGGLWHGASWNFIIWGGLHGFWLGLERMVSESKIGEYRKEIFQKNKYLKIYAGLFYSICIFILVCILWIFFRSKDISTATTLFQNILFWREGIEPSYSMLNIFYLVVIFSFLAHLAGTFWNSEILDIFENLTVFRSFLVSVIIIVGVLLSGNTKPFIYFVF
- a CDS encoding serine/threonine-protein phosphatase, with the protein product MVGELNFEVEMFLSKLSLLEVKSETTGIELTINKKLTRENLYEFLKDDLIFFLQKILSGAKISDSFPDISTIHKDIIQILKELGVYVYYPVGKDFAKTSIIERWYTQLSKTNALTLPKIINFFDIYRNRLYSLTEKCPYEFSDLNKIVRKMLKSENYEISFEEIYSAEHLLRDEILFALLRQIAPNNRLEYLVGKEIIVDLSNQFIKILHQEFSDDLKKDLNEQKIVADEIIKEKETIDTEFKLAKKLQTKTLQKLPETDERIHFSLWYSPLIHVGGDYYSVNQFDTNEYSLFLADISGHGISAAMLLNTVKISFEKYLATYKDRPEKLIRKMNDELYGKIGDNFVTAIYVYINLKKKIIRYCNAGHPKAFLYPLTGSRPKVRFLRQTGKVLGIFQKANFRDEELKLQEKERLIIYTDGISETFNHSKQMFGERGILRAFSNSDSNNGELAIEQMKDNLKIFQGNYPVEDDRCLILCDINNQKFTEK
- a CDS encoding 3'-5' exonuclease produces the protein MQLQECSLISLDLETNGLSPNNSEILEIGLIEFSKSQILNTFNTYIRPKVIQNLAFSINGITEDMLKKAPTLEEISKDLSSYLLNKPLIIQNAEFDLSFLLKENSIQDGFTNQTPVYCTVQFARKYFPELKSYSLANLRKEFQISDYQKHREGNAHEAIDDCYAAMKVFIECANKGELWKKDYLNIAYHQKNLVTISDYRKKLIST